The Chlamydia poikilotherma DNA segment CCTACCTTTTGGCTCCCTATTTCAACATCAACTTGCTGATATTGCTAATCCTTCAACTGCTGGAGTATTAGATATTCTCGTGGGGAAATGGGGTGAGGTCTTAATGAACATAGGTCTTCTTGTAGCCATACTCTCCAGTTGGTTATCTTGGACTATGATTGTTGCAGAAATTCCTTATTCTGCAGCAAAAAATGGTACGTTCCCAGAGATCTTCACAATAGAAAATGCTGCGCATTCTCCTAAAGTCTCGTTATATATAACGAGTGCTCTTATGCAAATCGCGATGCTTCTCGTATATTTTTCAACAAATGCATGGAATACGATGTTGAGCATCACAGGAGTGATGGTTTTACCTGCCTATTTAGCAAGTGCCGCCTTTCTTTTTAAATTCAGCAAAGATAAAAAATATCCCAATAAAGGACCCATTAAATCTGCCACCGCAAAATACACAGGAATTTTCGGTGTTATTTATTCTATCTGGTTGATCTATGCTGGAGGTTTAAATTATCTATTTATGGCTATCATTCTCTTAGCCTTAGGTATTCCATTCTACATAGATGCTGGAAAGAAAGGTAAGAATGCGAAAACTTTTTTTGCAAAAAAAGAGGTTACAGAAATTACAATAATTGCTTTGTTGGCGTTATTAGCGATTTTCCTCTTTTCAACGGAAAAAATCCGTTTATAATGATCCCAATCACCCTTTGGGAGAAGCCTTCGGGCTTCTCTCATTTTTTCTTTAGTTCTCCTTTATTTTCTTCTACATTCCCCTCTGTTATTTAATACATTATTTGCTTATCCTCAGAAGTAGATATAGAGACAAATTCTTATTAAGATCGTAGATTTCAAGGTAAACGTATGCGTATAGCAGTTTTAGGAGCAGGTTATGCTGGGCTTTCTGTAACTTGGCATTTGCTACTACACTCTCAGGGAACAGCAACAATAGATCTTTTCGATCCCGTTCCTCTAGGTCATGGCGCATCAGGATTATCTTCAGGTCTCCTTCATGGTTTTACTGGGAAAAAAGCTAGTAAACCTCCACTTGCGGATTTAGGAATTACCTCTACTCACGGATTAATCACAGAAGCTAGCAAAGCATTGAATATTCCTATTGTTCTTTCTCGAGGAATAATCCGCCCAGCCATAGACGACCAACAGGCGGAAATTTTTATGAAACGCGTTGAAGAATTCCCTAATGAATTAGAATGGTGGGAAAAAGCACGTTGTGAAATGACAGTTCCGGGTATAGTTGCTAATCTTGGTGCTCTATTCATAAAGAACGGCGTAACTATAAATAATAACGCCTATATCAATGGTCTTTGGGATGCTTGTGCTAATCTTGGCACACAGTTTTATGACGAGCTTATAGAAAATATTGAAGATATTGAAGAGTTTTACGATCACATTATTGTAACTCCAGGAGCTAATGCTCATGTTCTCCCCGAATTAGAGAAACTTCCTCTATCTAATGTAAAAGGTCAGCTTATAGAAATTTCTTGGCCTGAAGACCTAGCAATGCCACAATTTAGCATCAATGCACATAAATATATGGTGGCAAACACAGAAAATAATACCTGCATTTTAGGAGCAACTTTCGAACACAATCAGACTGAACCTGTTACTGACGAAACTAGTGCTTATAATGAAATTATGCCTCCTATTCTTTCGTTATTTCCTGCTCTTAAAGAAGCAAAGATCCTCAACTATTATGCAGGAACGCGTTCGTCAAGTTCTACTCGCCTACCTTTAATTAGTAGAATAAAAGAAAACCTTTGGTTCCTAGGAGGCCTAGGATCCAAAGGTCTACTTTATCACGGTCTTACCGGAGATATGCTCGCTCAAGCTGTATTAAAACAATCTACAGCCTACGTAGCTAAAGAGTTTCTATTCACTCTTTAATTAATTTTTCTTTCGAGATCTGCTTCTCTAAATAAAAATCAAAAGAGAAATTAAAGAAAAAGGAAACTGCAGGTGTAAGGATTAATGCTATTGGCATAATCAATACCAAGACTTCCATCAAAAATGATCCTGTATTCATATCTGATAAACAAACTAAATGCGACATCAAATAAAACGAATCTAAAGCTAACCAGCTACACAAAGCTAAAGGTATTGCTGCTATGATAAATCCAATAAATTGATTTAAGATATTCCCCTGGAAACAACGAAGTAAGTGCATATAGTCAATGCTATCATGATCACTCAAAGCAGGTATGCAGAAAAATAGAGATACGAAAGCACCTAGAAATAGCAAGATCAAAGTTGTTGCTGAAAGGTAAGGAATAAAAATTAGCAGGGTATGGAAGAACTTACCAATCCAAGGTAAAGAGCTTAGAAATACTGAAAGTAAAATTATCGTGCTCACTACAACCATAGCTATAAAAAACGGCATGGACACAAGTAGTGATAACCAAAGCGATTTCCAATTCTTATGAAATGCTGAAATGATTTTACCCTCATTTCCCACAGATTCTTGTTTTAAAAGTGCCTGTACAATTACAGCAGAAGCACAAACAATACTGAAAGAAGAGAAAAAAGCTCCCAGTCCTAACGTTGATAACGAAAAACTAAGAACAAACTGTGAACATAGTTTTAAAAATATGGCAAAAACAAAACCAAAACAGCACAAACTAGAAAAAATAAAAAGAAATCGCTGTTTATTAAAGATCTTTTTAAAAGCATTTTGACTTAATACATCAAAAGATTGAGTCATAAATCACCCCCACTAACTTGCGCTATAACAAAGAGACATTGGCTTTTTCCTGAGAAATTTCATCCAAGGATATTTGAATCTTATTTTTTATAAAGGCATCCCAAGATAATCCAGGAACAATCTCGTAATCCCCAGAGGGCAACATACGACATGGGAAACCAAAAATTAAATCTTCAGGAATACCGTAAGGATTATAATCAGAACATACTCCAGTAGAGAACCACTCCCCATCTTTAGGAAGAAAAATAGAGCGTGCAGCTTCAGCTAAAGCACGAGCAGCAGATCCCGCGGAAGACTTTCCACGAGCTTCAATCACAGCACTTCCTCGATTTTGAATAGAGGGCAGCATGATGTTTTCAAGCCAATCACGATCGCTTATAACCTCTACAGCAGGTTTGCCTGAAATCAATGCCTGAGTGAAATCAGGAACTTGTTTTGCGGAATGATTCCCCCAAATAACAACATGAGTCACTTCATCCAAAGGTACTTCCGCACGATGTGCTAACATCGTATGCATACGATTTTGGTCCAAACGAAGCATAGAATGAAAATTCCTTCTATTCAATTTTGGAGCCTGATTCATAGCGATCCAGCAATTGGTATTTACAGGATTGCCGACGACCAAAATCTTTGCATCTCGTTTAGCAGAAGTGTTTAGCACTGAACCTTGAAGAGAAAAAATTTCTCCATTACGTTTTAAAAGATCCGAACGTTCCATTCCAGGACCTCGGGGTACTGCTCCTATTAGAAAAGCCGCATCAATACCATCAAAAGCATCTTCCAAAGAAGTTGTGACACGTAGAGATTGTAAAAGAGGATAAGCGCAATCATCGAGTTCCATACGCACACCGGAAAGCACTCTTTCTAAGCCTGGGAGGTCATACACACGTAGATCGATGCCACAATCATTACCAAAAACATCACCATGAGCTAGAGCAAATAAAAAACTATAGGCGATTTGCCCTGTTCCACCCGTCACAGCAACACTAACCGTACGTGTTAGTTTCATAATCACGCCTCCCTAAAAAAAATCACTATAATCTTTAAATAAAAACAAAATCAAGCGCGTCTATTTTTCGATAGCTAAAGAAAGAAAATCCCCCAGCTAAAACCGTGTTAAGAGGCGAAATACATAAAAGCGCTTGGCTCTTATCCACAATACTCCGCATCTGAATTCTATACCAAGACTTATGCTTTACTAACGTTTCTGTCAAACCATAGTTCCCATCCCAAACTCTTATAAAAGATAGGAATGTCCGAGTAAAAAACAAATTAGAAAAATCTCAAAAAAATATTCGTGTATGAAAAAAGACGAGGGGAGGCATTACTGCTTCTTAAAAACAGTTGTAAATTAAAAAAATGACAATGAAGAAGGGCTTAAAAGGCTATACGGTAGAAAACGGCTCCTCGAGCTCCTACCCAAACCCCCGTACCAGATTTGATGACCTGCTCTCCCTTACGAGTAGATAAAACACCGTGAATATCTAAAAATCCTGCTGAACGCACACGAATAAAAAACATAGCGTTTCATCCATCGCTTAGAAAATGAAAGCACTAATTATACCATAAAAACTATTAAAATATTCAGGAAAAACGATTCTTATCTCCCTGAAATTCCTAGATCTGGTCACTTTTATTTTTAGTATCATTAAAAAGTCTTAACAATACTTCTGCTTCAAGAAGGGTTCCTTCTTTGCCATGCCCTTGCATAATCTGCAGAACCTGATTTGCCAGGTCTTTCCCCAGGGTAACTCCTTCCTGGTCGAAGGAGTTAATTCCCCAGCAAAAGCCCTGAAAGACTATTTTATGTTCATAGAAGGCTAAAAGTCCTCCCATAGTGTAGGGAGTGAGTCTCTCAGACACAAGAATAGAGGAGGGACGATTTCCTCTAAAATTTTTATTCGGATTAGTATCTCCCCTTCCTTTTGCTAACGCTATAGACTGAGCTACCATATTAGCAAAAAGCTTTTGAGAAGAACTAGATCCAGCTATAACTATATCCTTTCCCCTTTGATTCTCAAGAAAACCAATGAATTCCACAGGAACAATATCACTACCTTGATGAAGACATTGGAAAAACGAGTGTTGGCTATTTGTTCCTATCTCACCCCAAATAATCGGACTTGTGGAAAAGCTTATTATCTCTCCATTCTGAGCAACACTCTTCCCATTAGATTCCATACCGCATTGCTGTAAATGGGCGGGAAAATATTCTAATCCTGTAGCATAAGGAACCACAACAGAAGTAGGATAACGTAAAAAATTACGATTCCAGATACCTAACATTGCTGATAATAAAGGGAGATTCTCATTCATACGAGGTTCTAAAGCTGCCAAATCCATAGCCGCAGCTCCTTCAAGGAGCTGTAAAAACGTATCAAAGCCATAGGCAAAGCCTAAAACAACTCCACCAACCATAGATGTGGAAGAATAGCGTCCCCCGATACTATCCCAAATATGGAAAACTTCAAGATATTTATCCGTATCATCCATAGGACTACCCTCACAGGTAACAGCAATGAAATGTTCTCTGAAACTCAATCCTTGTTTTAAGAAATGATCTGCTAGTAATTCTTCATTAACAGCAGTCTCTAATGTAGTTCCTGATTTCGATACAGTAACAACCAAAGTCTTTCGGCAATCTATCTCTTGTAAAACTTCTGCAGCATTGTCGGGATCTACATTAGAGACGAAATATACTCTCTTATCTGATAGACAACAGCCTTTTAAAGCACAATGTAAAGCTTTAGGTCCAAGTTCAGAACCTCCTATTCCAATTTGTACAATAGTTGTAAAAGCATCCCTATATTTATTAAGAAAATCTTTTAAACGTTGCGCTTCGATTTTTGATCTTAAAGAAATATCCTCGGCATTACCTTTTAAAGAGATTTCTTTAACCCATGCACGTGTCGCAGTATGTAAAGCAGGTCGAGATTCACTAGGAAAATTATCGATATAGTTAACAACTTCTCCATTTTGCATTGCCTGCATAGATTCGATAAGACCACGTTCAGAAGCTAAATCCGTTAACGCAGATAAAATACCCTCATCGATACGTTCCGTAGCGTAACTTAGTGTAAAGCCTTCTACAGACAAGGAAAATCTTTCTATACGCTCTTTAGAAATCACTCCGGGGATTGTCAAATCTATAGGCGCCACAGCTAAATCTTGTAATATCTTTGTTGAGGAGCTCTCTAAAAAGCCTTTTCTATCCATCGTCTACCTCGTCCTAGCTTAAAAACTATCTAAATATCTATACTCAAAACTATACCAGCCGAAGTTGGATTTTATGGCCTCAGCCCAGTTTTGTGATGTTATTCTTGAACAATTTGTTCTTTTTCTCTCGGTAGATCGCGGTCTTTGCCGCAATTCTATTTCTGCATATTATCAGGACATTACCTTATTCTTAAAAATAAGTGCCATTACATCAATCAAAGAAATTTCCCAAGATAGCGTATATCTGTTTGTTCAGCAGCTACATAAACGTAAAGAAGCTGAGTCTACTTTAGCCCGTCGTTTGATTGCCTTAAAAGTATTTTTTCGATTTCTTAAAGAGGCAAAGCTTCTTGATCATCCTCCTCTTATTGAACATCCAAAAATTTGGAAACGTCTTCCTTCTGTTTTAACACCAAAAGAAGTTGATGCTCTTTTATCTGCTCCTCAACAAACCAGAATTTCTCCTATCATTTCTACTAGAGATACCGCAATTCTCCATACATTATATTCCACAGGTATTCGCGTATCTGAGCTCTGTGGTTTATGCATTGGTGACGTTAGTGATGATTTTCTACGTGTTACGGGAAAAGGTTCTAAAACACGACTTGTTCCCCTAGGAAAACTCGCCTGTAAAGCTATCGATATCTATCTATGTTCTTTTAGAGAGAACTTTCAAAAGAAAAACCCAAAAGAACCTCACCTATTTCTCTCTGTACGCGGGCGCAAATTAGAGCGATCCTGTGTGTGGAGAAGAATCCATTACTACGCAAAGCAAGTAACCCATAAACGCGTCTCACCACATTCCCTAAGACATGCTTTTGCCACACATCTATTAGACAATAAAGCAGACCTCCGAGTGATTCAAGAAATGCTCGGGCATGCTCGTATTGCTTCTACAGAAATCTATACTCATGTAGCTGCGGATACCCTAGTAGAAAACTTTCTTTCCTATCACCCAAGAAATCCCTAGTCACAATGATAGAAAAACGTACCATCCTCAAATCGAGAATAACAATCTTCATTACTTTGTGATGTCCCGGTATAGCCTCCGTAAGTCTCAGGATAATAGTATCCATAATCATAAGGATAGTAGAAACTATAGGGAACATGACCGTTTTGTTCTTGAAATTGTAATCCCGATACAGGCACTGCCTTTACTAAGGACACAGACTCCAAAGCAAGGGAATTTTCTCCAAAAGCTACAGAAAAACAACAACTTAGGAAACAAGCGAAAACTAGAAGCATTTTCTTCATGAAATTCCTCAAAAAAATCTAAAACTCTAGATTTTATTTTACTACGAACGGGAATTTAATGATTTTCCTAGAGAAGAGATGTTGAAATGCCCAGGATAGGACTTGAACCTACATGCCGCGAAGCACTGGATCCTAAATCCAGCGTGTCTACCAATTTCACCACCTGGGCAGAAAAACACTCTATGGTGGTTAGCAGATTCATTTTGATTCCTATTACTGTTTTTGTAAATAGAAAATTCCTATATTCTCGAGTATTCTCTCCTAACTTCTAACCCTTTTATAATCAAACTTGCAGGAAAATGGGGTTTTATATAATTTTCATCATTTCTATGTCCCCATAACTTACTCGTGCGAAAATTAGTATGAACACTCCCCTGCCTTCAGCAGTCCCATCTACCAACATGACTTTAAAGGAAGATGCTTCATCTTCAGCATCAACAGCTTCCAGTATTTTAAAAACGGCAGCCGGAGATGTTGCGCTTTCTGTATTTACTTCAGAAGGATCAACGCCAGCCTCTCTAAGTTCTCTTGCTGCTTTTGCTCTTGCGCAAATTTCTGCAATTTCTGGAGAAAATGCTAATCTTCTACAAGATTGCTCCTACAATCTTGTTTTTCTTCCTCCGGAAACCGTTGAAGTTGAGATGCTCATCTCTGATCTCCTACAAGCTTTAGAAACTACAGATCCTACGAAAGCACAGGAACAATCAACAGCTTTAGGAAAACAAGAACAATTTCTTCCTCAAGAAGGAGGCAAACCTCAGGATGTGGCGCCAAGATCTACAAAAGAAACATACGCGACGCCGAAAGAATCACAACAATCCTCGAAAGCTTCCACTAACTATTCCTCTGTGAAAACTTCTGATTCTCGACCTTACACTCCCCATTCTTCAACCCAACATACCTTGGGACAATCTGCACAACGTGCTGTTCATACAACAGTATCCCAGCAATCTCGAACAGAAAAGGATGGAGAACACGTTTCTTCTCAATCTTATGGTTCCTTCGTTACAGAGAAAAAAGAACAGCAAATCTTCACAACAAAGTCTCAAGAATCTAAACAAGATCGCGAAAAGCGAGATCAAAAACAAGATCGACAACATGAGGGACAACATCAAGAAGATAATTCTCAAGAAAAAGAGCGAGGAAAAAAATACAAAGCTAAGGTTTCCTTCGAGGAAATTGAGGAAGTGTCTCACGAACTCTCTATAGCACATTTACGCTATCTTAATGATGCGCGGCAGTCTCGAGAGATTAACGTTGAGGAAGAAAAAACATTTAAAAGAAAAGCACAATCTCCCATGGCACTTTTCACGGCAGGAGCCCCCCTAAAAGGATTTGCGCCAATTCCCACTCCAAAAGTTGAAAACGTATTTATACGTTTTATGAAACTTATGGAAAGGATCCTCGGACAAGCTGAAGCCGAAGCTCAAGAATTATATCTGCGCGTTAAAGAACGCACTGATAATGTAGATACATTAACGCTACTTATTTCTAAAATCAACTCTGAGAAGGGTGCTATTGATTGGAGAGAGAATTCAGAAATGAAAGCTCTCGTAGATCAAGCTAGAAAACTTGGGGTAACGATAACAGACACGTTACAATGGTCTGAAGAAGAGAAAAAGCTTCTGAAAGAAAATATTCAGATGCGGAAAGAAAACATGGAGAAAATTACGCAGCTTGAGCGAACAGATATGCAAAGGCATCTTCAAGAAGTCTCACAATGTCATCAAGCACGCTCCAACGTATTAAAACTTCTTAAAGAACTCATGGATACCTTTATTTACAATTTGCGTCCGTAATGTCATATTTAGTTTATTTATTAGAAAAGATAGCTTCATCGAGCAAAGAAGATTATCCCTTTCCGGATGATTTAGAAAGTTATTTGTCAGGATATTTTCCAAATAAAGATCTGCCGTTAGATACGTATCAAAAACTCTTTAAAATTTCCTCTGAAGAACTGGAACGTGTTTATAAAGAAGGTTATAACGCCTATCTGAATAGAGAATATCAAGAAAGTAGTGAAACTTTTCGCTGGTTAGTCTTTTTTAATCCTTTTGTATCTAAATTTTGGTTTTCTTTAGGAGCATCGCTGCATATGAGCCAGCTTTATCCTCAAGCTCTACATGCCTATGCTGTGACTGCATTATTACGCGATAAAGATCCCTATCCTCATTATTACGCCTACGTCTGTTATACCCTCATGGACCAACATGAAAATGCGAGTAAAGCTTTAGAACTTGCATGGGAAAGAGCAAAACATCATAGCGCTTATCAAGAACTGAAAGCAGAAATCTTGGATATAAAAAACCATGCATAATCCCATAAATCTAGGGAACTGACTATGTCCTCCTGGCTAGCACAATCTACAGAGATTCTCTTAAATCAACAGCCTTATATTCCAGATAGTCCTAAGCAATCTGAAGGAATATCTAGTATAAAATATTCAATTACTCTAGCTCCAGAATCTTCAGGAAAATCTCTACAGAAATTCTTCACAGATAAATTTAGTAAAACCTTATTTATAAAAAGTGAAGGGCAGGTTATTACACATAAACAACTAACTCCTGCAAGTCCTAGAGAAAAAATCTTACAATTTGGAAGTTCTCCAGCATCACAATTACAAAAAAAAGAACAGTCATCAACATCTTCACCTTGGAACCTTTTTTCGCAGAAGAATTCCAAAGAATCGATGAGAATTTTGCTCAAAGATTTAATGATGCCGCAATCTCAGGAAAAAGCATCTGAAAAAAACTCTTGCTCTGAGAAATTCCTAGCCACACCAACAGCTAAACGATCTGAAGAACAAACAAAAACGCAAGATAGTTTAGATAAAGCTGAAATCTTCCGTGAATCTGCAGAAGATTTAGAACATAAAATCCAGTCTGAAAAGAAAACATTTTCTTCTCAGAATACTGATTTACATAGCAAAGAAGAAGACCGACTAAATCTAAAATCGCCACAAGGAAAATATAATAAAGGATTATCACAAGATGAGCATCCAGGAAAACAGCAGCAGCAAGAATGTATCTTTAAAAAATTCCAAAAAAATAAAAAAACACGAGCAGCTTCTGTTGTTCCTATTATTAGCCCTCCTTCTGTTGGTGTATTTACCTTGAGTTACCTCTTAACAAAACAAGGAATTCTTTCAGATTTTTCTGCCTATGCGTCCTACAAAGATTGTGTGGAAACGACCCAAAGGGAGTTAGA contains these protein-coding regions:
- a CDS encoding FAD-dependent oxidoreductase, with product MRIAVLGAGYAGLSVTWHLLLHSQGTATIDLFDPVPLGHGASGLSSGLLHGFTGKKASKPPLADLGITSTHGLITEASKALNIPIVLSRGIIRPAIDDQQAEIFMKRVEEFPNELEWWEKARCEMTVPGIVANLGALFIKNGVTINNNAYINGLWDACANLGTQFYDELIENIEDIEEFYDHIIVTPGANAHVLPELEKLPLSNVKGQLIEISWPEDLAMPQFSINAHKYMVANTENNTCILGATFEHNQTEPVTDETSAYNEIMPPILSLFPALKEAKILNYYAGTRSSSSTRLPLISRIKENLWFLGGLGSKGLLYHGLTGDMLAQAVLKQSTAYVAKEFLFTL
- a CDS encoding SycD/LcrH family type III secretion system chaperone; translated protein: MSYLVYLLEKIASSSKEDYPFPDDLESYLSGYFPNKDLPLDTYQKLFKISSEELERVYKEGYNAYLNREYQESSETFRWLVFFNPFVSKFWFSLGASLHMSQLYPQALHAYAVTALLRDKDPYPHYYAYVCYTLMDQHENASKALELAWERAKHHSAYQELKAEILDIKNHA
- a CDS encoding site-specific tyrosine recombinase XerD; the protein is MASAQFCDVILEQFVLFLSVDRGLCRNSISAYYQDITLFLKISAITSIKEISQDSVYLFVQQLHKRKEAESTLARRLIALKVFFRFLKEAKLLDHPPLIEHPKIWKRLPSVLTPKEVDALLSAPQQTRISPIISTRDTAILHTLYSTGIRVSELCGLCIGDVSDDFLRVTGKGSKTRLVPLGKLACKAIDIYLCSFRENFQKKNPKEPHLFLSVRGRKLERSCVWRRIHYYAKQVTHKRVSPHSLRHAFATHLLDNKADLRVIQEMLGHARIASTEIYTHVAADTLVENFLSYHPRNP
- a CDS encoding glucose-6-phosphate isomerase translates to MDRKGFLESSSTKILQDLAVAPIDLTIPGVISKERIERFSLSVEGFTLSYATERIDEGILSALTDLASERGLIESMQAMQNGEVVNYIDNFPSESRPALHTATRAWVKEISLKGNAEDISLRSKIEAQRLKDFLNKYRDAFTTIVQIGIGGSELGPKALHCALKGCCLSDKRVYFVSNVDPDNAAEVLQEIDCRKTLVVTVSKSGTTLETAVNEELLADHFLKQGLSFREHFIAVTCEGSPMDDTDKYLEVFHIWDSIGGRYSSTSMVGGVVLGFAYGFDTFLQLLEGAAAMDLAALEPRMNENLPLLSAMLGIWNRNFLRYPTSVVVPYATGLEYFPAHLQQCGMESNGKSVAQNGEIISFSTSPIIWGEIGTNSQHSFFQCLHQGSDIVPVEFIGFLENQRGKDIVIAGSSSSQKLFANMVAQSIALAKGRGDTNPNKNFRGNRPSSILVSERLTPYTMGGLLAFYEHKIVFQGFCWGINSFDQEGVTLGKDLANQVLQIMQGHGKEGTLLEAEVLLRLFNDTKNKSDQI
- the ltuA gene encoding protein LtuA (LtuA (late transcription unit A protein) is found exclusively in the genus Chlamydia.), giving the protein MFFIRVRSAGFLDIHGVLSTRKGEQVIKSGTGVWVGARGAVFYRIAF
- a CDS encoding malate dehydrogenase is translated as MKLTRTVSVAVTGGTGQIAYSFLFALAHGDVFGNDCGIDLRVYDLPGLERVLSGVRMELDDCAYPLLQSLRVTTSLEDAFDGIDAAFLIGAVPRGPGMERSDLLKRNGEIFSLQGSVLNTSAKRDAKILVVGNPVNTNCWIAMNQAPKLNRRNFHSMLRLDQNRMHTMLAHRAEVPLDEVTHVVIWGNHSAKQVPDFTQALISGKPAVEVISDRDWLENIMLPSIQNRGSAVIEARGKSSAGSAARALAEAARSIFLPKDGEWFSTGVCSDYNPYGIPEDLIFGFPCRMLPSGDYEIVPGLSWDAFIKNKIQISLDEISQEKANVSLL